From the genome of Gymnogyps californianus isolate 813 chromosome 17, ASM1813914v2, whole genome shotgun sequence, one region includes:
- the BIRC7 gene encoding baculoviral IAP repeat-containing protein 7 isoform X2 has protein sequence MGDMTPAEETELRAARCQLFESGMRNEARRLRTFRQWPGTSPVSARDLVKAGFFFVGPRDEVQCFCCGGVLKDWGPGDCPIVEHLKFFPSCKFICGEDVGNQEMLPLQEIFDTVDGQFLSLLQGIDSEETALPNEPEYPEMVTEEMRLSTFQNWPQYTDMHPEQLARAGFFYTGQDDVVRCFYCDGGVRNWSFGDDPWREHAKWYPGCEFLLRSRGREFVSSVQESFSSTLLSPRDSWDQTEQDSSASQDPLRNWELQALPSLDQFTIVQNVLQMGFDPTWVANLVENKYMLTGTFYLSESELISDLLQPDWGESSSAEESRDAVQRETEPSSSREEMQSVQQKESDESRMSTEEQLRRLQEERMCKVCMDRDVSVVFVPCGHLVACGECALNLRLCPICRAVIRGSVRTFMS, from the exons ATGGGGGACATGACACCAGCAGAGGAGACTGAGCTGAGGGCTGCCCGCTGCCAGCTGTTTGAATCCGGCATGAGGAATGAAGCAAGAAGACTGAGGACTTTTCGGCAATGGCCAGGCACCTCACCTGTGTCTGCCCGAGATTTGGTCAAGGCTGGCTTTTTCTTTGTGGGTCCAAGAGATGAAGTACAGTGTTTCTGCTGTGGTGGTGTCCTGAAGGACTGGGGACCTGGTGATTGCCCGATAGTAGAGCACCTGAAGTTCTTCCCTTCCTGTAAATTCATTTGCGGTGAGGATGTTGGGAACCAAGAGATGCTTCCTCTTCAGGAAATCTTTGACACTGTGGATGGGCAGTTCCTCAGTCTTTTGCAGGGGATAGACAGTGAGGAGACAGCCCTGCCCAACGAACCAGAATACCCAGAGATGGTAACAGAGGAGATGAGACTATCTACGTTTCAGAACTGGCCGCAATATACTGACATGCATCCTGAGCAACTGGCTAGAGCAGGATTCTTTTACACAG GACAAGATGATGTAGTGAGGTGTTTTTACTGTGATGGAGGCGTGAGGAACTGGTCGTTTGGAGATGATCCTTGGAGGGAACATGCCAAATGGTATCCAGG GTGTGAATTTTTATTGCGGTCAAGGGGGAGAGAATTTGTTAGCAGTGTTCAGGAGTCCTTTTCTAGCACCCTGCTATCTCCA AGAGATTCCTGGGATCAGACCGAACAAGATTCCTCTGCTTCCCAAG ATCCTCTGAGGAATTGGGAATTGCAGGCTCTTCCTTCTCTGGATCAGTTTACCATAGTGCAGAATGTCCTGCAGATGGGCTTTGACCCCACCTGGGTGGCTAACCTGGTAGAGAATAAATACATGCTGACTGGGACTTTCTACCTTTCTGAGTCTGAACTGATTTCTGATCTGCTTCAGCCAGACTggggagagagcagcagtgcagaggaaagcagag ATGCTGTTCAGAGAGAGACTGAACCATCAAGCTCAAGAGAAGAAATGCAATCTGTGCAACAAAAGGAATCAG ATGAGTCTCGGATGAGCACAGAAGAACAGCTCCGACGCCTGCAAGAGGAAAGGATGTGCAAAGTGTGCATGGACAGAGATGTGTCTGTTGTGTTTGTTCCTTGTGGCCACCTGGTAGCTTGTGGAGAATGTGCCCTCAACTTGAGATTGTGTCCTATCTGCAGAGCGGTCATCCGGGGAAGTGTGAGGACTTTCATGTCCTGA
- the BIRC7 gene encoding baculoviral IAP repeat-containing protein 7 isoform X1: protein MVFYQNENMGDMTPAEETELRAARCQLFESGMRNEARRLRTFRQWPGTSPVSARDLVKAGFFFVGPRDEVQCFCCGGVLKDWGPGDCPIVEHLKFFPSCKFICGEDVGNQEMLPLQEIFDTVDGQFLSLLQGIDSEETALPNEPEYPEMVTEEMRLSTFQNWPQYTDMHPEQLARAGFFYTGQDDVVRCFYCDGGVRNWSFGDDPWREHAKWYPGCEFLLRSRGREFVSSVQESFSSTLLSPRDSWDQTEQDSSASQDPLRNWELQALPSLDQFTIVQNVLQMGFDPTWVANLVENKYMLTGTFYLSESELISDLLQPDWGESSSAEESRDAVQRETEPSSSREEMQSVQQKESDESRMSTEEQLRRLQEERMCKVCMDRDVSVVFVPCGHLVACGECALNLRLCPICRAVIRGSVRTFMS from the exons AACGAGAACATGGGGGACATGACACCAGCAGAGGAGACTGAGCTGAGGGCTGCCCGCTGCCAGCTGTTTGAATCCGGCATGAGGAATGAAGCAAGAAGACTGAGGACTTTTCGGCAATGGCCAGGCACCTCACCTGTGTCTGCCCGAGATTTGGTCAAGGCTGGCTTTTTCTTTGTGGGTCCAAGAGATGAAGTACAGTGTTTCTGCTGTGGTGGTGTCCTGAAGGACTGGGGACCTGGTGATTGCCCGATAGTAGAGCACCTGAAGTTCTTCCCTTCCTGTAAATTCATTTGCGGTGAGGATGTTGGGAACCAAGAGATGCTTCCTCTTCAGGAAATCTTTGACACTGTGGATGGGCAGTTCCTCAGTCTTTTGCAGGGGATAGACAGTGAGGAGACAGCCCTGCCCAACGAACCAGAATACCCAGAGATGGTAACAGAGGAGATGAGACTATCTACGTTTCAGAACTGGCCGCAATATACTGACATGCATCCTGAGCAACTGGCTAGAGCAGGATTCTTTTACACAG GACAAGATGATGTAGTGAGGTGTTTTTACTGTGATGGAGGCGTGAGGAACTGGTCGTTTGGAGATGATCCTTGGAGGGAACATGCCAAATGGTATCCAGG GTGTGAATTTTTATTGCGGTCAAGGGGGAGAGAATTTGTTAGCAGTGTTCAGGAGTCCTTTTCTAGCACCCTGCTATCTCCA AGAGATTCCTGGGATCAGACCGAACAAGATTCCTCTGCTTCCCAAG ATCCTCTGAGGAATTGGGAATTGCAGGCTCTTCCTTCTCTGGATCAGTTTACCATAGTGCAGAATGTCCTGCAGATGGGCTTTGACCCCACCTGGGTGGCTAACCTGGTAGAGAATAAATACATGCTGACTGGGACTTTCTACCTTTCTGAGTCTGAACTGATTTCTGATCTGCTTCAGCCAGACTggggagagagcagcagtgcagaggaaagcagag ATGCTGTTCAGAGAGAGACTGAACCATCAAGCTCAAGAGAAGAAATGCAATCTGTGCAACAAAAGGAATCAG ATGAGTCTCGGATGAGCACAGAAGAACAGCTCCGACGCCTGCAAGAGGAAAGGATGTGCAAAGTGTGCATGGACAGAGATGTGTCTGTTGTGTTTGTTCCTTGTGGCCACCTGGTAGCTTGTGGAGAATGTGCCCTCAACTTGAGATTGTGTCCTATCTGCAGAGCGGTCATCCGGGGAAGTGTGAGGACTTTCATGTCCTGA